The proteins below come from a single Asanoa ferruginea genomic window:
- a CDS encoding SigE family RNA polymerase sigma factor — protein MPRKERFEGLDAFVAERGGVLLATAVLLTGSRAAGEDLLQSALERLMRHWNRVSGDREGYLRRTLYHLAVDQWRSRKRRPEVLAEVEQPGQSDGTDTLDLRQALIEALATLPPRQRAVLVLRYWEQFSEAESAEVLGCSIGTVKSTASRGLARLREVTAVWAKDDVRNGARG, from the coding sequence GTGCCTCGTAAGGAGAGGTTCGAGGGCCTGGACGCCTTCGTCGCTGAGCGCGGCGGTGTCCTGCTCGCGACGGCCGTGCTGCTGACCGGCAGCCGTGCGGCCGGCGAAGACCTGCTGCAATCGGCGCTGGAACGGCTGATGCGGCACTGGAACCGGGTCAGTGGTGACCGGGAGGGCTATCTACGCCGGACGTTGTATCACCTCGCGGTCGACCAGTGGCGCAGCCGGAAGCGGCGGCCGGAGGTGCTGGCCGAGGTGGAGCAGCCGGGACAGAGCGACGGCACCGACACGTTGGATCTGCGGCAGGCCCTGATCGAGGCGCTGGCCACGCTGCCGCCGCGGCAGCGGGCGGTGCTGGTGCTGCGCTACTGGGAGCAGTTCAGCGAGGCGGAGTCCGCCGAGGTGCTCGGTTGCTCGATCGGCACCGTCAAATCGACCGCCTCGCGGGGACTGGCCCGGCTGCGCGAGGTCACGGCCGTGTGGGCGAAGGACGACGTTCGGAATGGAGCGAGAGGATGA
- a CDS encoding alpha/beta fold hydrolase encodes MRQRLSQVTLADGTAVSYASVGEGRPLVYVMGWLTHLELGWELPAERALYEALARGCRLVRYDRAGSGLSPATNRPASLAFELEQLAAIAATLDEPFDLMGTSMGAPVAVAWAATHPETVRRLVLYGGWVRGDELSSPGVRENVLGLIESHWGLGSDVLTDIFAPDADRSTRAELARYQRACSSAVTARELLALSYRLDVSDLLGQVRAPTLVVHRTGDRAAPVAQAEALAAGIDGAQLVLLPGRSHLPYAGERDELVRVVRRFLGLPVARRRADGLTARQREVAELVSEGRTNREIATRLGIDERSAEGHVERIRLRLGFRSRAQIAAWWRDQLG; translated from the coding sequence GTGCGGCAGCGGCTTTCGCAGGTGACGTTGGCAGACGGCACCGCCGTGTCCTACGCCTCGGTCGGTGAAGGCCGCCCGCTGGTCTACGTGATGGGTTGGCTGACCCATCTCGAGCTGGGCTGGGAGTTGCCAGCCGAACGCGCACTCTACGAGGCGTTGGCGCGGGGCTGCCGGCTCGTCCGCTATGACCGCGCCGGGAGCGGCCTGTCGCCGGCCACCAACCGCCCGGCGTCGTTGGCGTTCGAGCTGGAGCAACTGGCCGCGATCGCGGCCACATTGGACGAACCCTTCGATCTGATGGGCACCTCGATGGGTGCACCGGTGGCCGTCGCGTGGGCCGCCACCCACCCCGAGACGGTGCGGCGCCTGGTCCTCTACGGCGGCTGGGTGCGCGGCGACGAGCTTTCCTCGCCGGGCGTACGCGAAAATGTTCTAGGTTTGATCGAGTCGCACTGGGGTCTGGGTTCGGATGTGCTGACCGACATCTTCGCGCCCGACGCCGACCGGTCGACGCGTGCCGAGCTGGCCCGCTACCAGCGCGCGTGCTCGAGCGCCGTGACCGCGCGGGAGCTGTTGGCCCTGAGTTATCGGCTCGACGTCAGCGACCTGCTCGGTCAGGTGCGGGCGCCGACACTCGTCGTGCATCGCACCGGCGACCGCGCGGCCCCCGTGGCGCAGGCCGAGGCACTTGCCGCCGGCATCGACGGTGCCCAGCTCGTGCTGCTGCCCGGCCGATCACACCTGCCCTACGCGGGGGAGCGCGACGAGTTGGTGCGGGTGGTCCGCCGCTTCCTCGGCCTGCCGGTGGCGCGGCGCCGTGCCGACGGCTTGACGGCACGCCAGCGGGAGGTGGCCGAGCTGGTGAGCGAGGGCCGCACCAACCGTGAGATCGCGACCCGGCTGGGCATCGACGAGCGCTCGGCCGAGGGTCACGTCGAGCGGATCCGGCTGCGGCTCGGTTTCCGGTCCCGCGCCCAGATCGCCGCGTGGTGGCGCGACCAACTGGGGTAG
- a CDS encoding class I SAM-dependent methyltransferase, which yields MTDTLFELHRARGPFNAAFFSLFGPFIELNVRKHKRRVYASLPDTVVELGAGVGANLPYLRPGSTLVAIEPNVPMHPRLRAGAARRGVKLDLRDSLAERTGLPDQSVDTVISSLVLCTVTDPAEVLAEIRRILRPGGTFRFVEHVAARSGTPTRALQRALRRPWAWTFEGCSCERDLAGLLRGAGFARVEIEPYRLHTPFVTFNTQIAGVAYA from the coding sequence GTGACCGACACCCTTTTCGAGCTGCATCGGGCGCGAGGCCCGTTCAACGCCGCGTTCTTCAGCCTCTTCGGCCCATTCATCGAGCTGAACGTGCGAAAACACAAGCGACGGGTGTACGCCTCGCTGCCGGACACCGTCGTCGAGCTCGGCGCCGGTGTGGGCGCCAACCTCCCTTATCTGCGCCCGGGATCGACGCTCGTCGCGATCGAGCCCAACGTACCCATGCACCCGCGGCTGCGGGCCGGTGCCGCGCGCCGCGGTGTGAAGCTGGACCTGCGCGACAGTCTCGCCGAACGCACCGGCCTGCCTGACCAGAGCGTCGACACGGTGATCTCGTCGCTCGTGCTGTGCACGGTGACCGACCCCGCCGAGGTCCTGGCCGAGATCCGGCGCATCCTGCGTCCCGGTGGCACCTTCCGTTTCGTGGAGCACGTGGCCGCCCGGTCCGGCACTCCCACGCGGGCGCTCCAGCGGGCGCTGCGCCGGCCGTGGGCCTGGACCTTCGAGGGCTGCTCGTGCGAACGGGATCTGGCCGGCCTGCTGCGTGGTGCCGGGTTCGCCCGGGTCGAGATCGAGCCCTACCGGCTGCACACCCCGTTCGTCACCTTCAACACGCAGATCGCGGGGGTGGCCTACGCCTGA
- a CDS encoding GNAT family N-acetyltransferase, whose amino-acid sequence MTLTTRMLAPETWSDFAALVEANNGVWGGCWCMGFHPEGVGAGHTAAGNREAKRQHVTRGSVHQVLVYDGDRCVGWCQFGSPPELPNIKNLRAYERGLDELPDWRIGCVFTNSKDRGKGVAAAAVAAALDEIKRAGGGVVEAYPEQTEERPPQRGAFLHTGPEELYARHGFARVRKIAKWRWVMRATI is encoded by the coding sequence ATGACATTGACGACTCGCATGCTCGCGCCGGAGACCTGGTCCGACTTCGCGGCGCTGGTCGAGGCCAACAATGGCGTGTGGGGTGGCTGCTGGTGCATGGGCTTCCATCCGGAGGGCGTCGGCGCCGGGCACACCGCGGCCGGCAACCGCGAGGCCAAGCGTCAGCACGTGACGCGCGGATCGGTCCACCAGGTGCTCGTCTACGACGGCGATCGCTGCGTCGGCTGGTGTCAGTTCGGCTCCCCGCCCGAACTGCCCAACATCAAGAATCTCCGCGCATACGAGCGAGGGCTCGACGAACTGCCCGACTGGCGCATCGGCTGCGTGTTCACCAACTCGAAGGATCGTGGCAAGGGTGTCGCCGCCGCCGCGGTCGCCGCGGCCCTCGACGAGATCAAGCGGGCCGGCGGCGGTGTCGTCGAGGCCTACCCGGAGCAGACCGAGGAGCGGCCGCCGCAGCGGGGAGCCTTCCTGCACACCGGGCCCGAGGAGTTATACGCCCGGCACGGCTTCGCCCGGGTCCGCAAGATCGCCAAGTGGCGGTGGGTCATGCGCGCCACGATCTGA
- a CDS encoding LacI family DNA-binding transcriptional regulator, producing MHDVARLARVSVSTVSYVLTGTRPISEATRTKVLAAMAELDYQPNAMARGLATRRSRIVGLLMPMDERGLGATETAFVTGAAAAASVAGYHLVLSPVGAADVDDLRRLATQRMLDGVVLMEVQVEDGRVAALQEAGLPVVLIGRTADTTGLPFVDIDFDQTVREAVAHVVGLGHRRIVYVNHSAAALAAGYGPAVRTRDAFFSAMTGHGLEPVMIPAEDSAAGGRAALSAAIERAPDLTAVLAMNENAIFGILGELAVRRRVVPDDVSVVSMVTSPQVAELAHPALTAMTSPGAALGRIAVEALLRQLDGAGGETHQQLLPCKLEIRGSTCPTRKQHELTGSGPPGS from the coding sequence ATGCACGACGTCGCCCGCCTTGCCCGGGTCTCGGTCAGCACCGTGTCTTACGTGCTCACCGGCACCCGCCCGATCTCCGAGGCCACCCGCACCAAGGTGCTCGCCGCGATGGCCGAGCTCGACTACCAGCCCAACGCGATGGCCCGCGGCCTGGCCACCCGGCGCAGCCGGATCGTCGGCCTGCTGATGCCGATGGACGAGCGCGGCCTGGGCGCCACCGAGACCGCCTTCGTGACCGGTGCGGCGGCCGCCGCCAGCGTCGCCGGCTACCACCTGGTGCTCTCCCCGGTCGGTGCCGCCGACGTCGACGACCTGCGCCGGCTGGCCACCCAGCGGATGCTCGACGGCGTTGTGCTGATGGAGGTGCAGGTCGAAGACGGCCGGGTCGCCGCCCTCCAGGAGGCCGGGCTGCCGGTGGTGCTGATCGGGCGGACGGCCGACACCACCGGCCTGCCGTTCGTCGACATCGACTTCGACCAGACCGTCCGCGAGGCCGTCGCGCACGTCGTCGGGCTAGGCCACCGCCGGATCGTCTACGTCAACCACTCGGCCGCCGCGCTGGCGGCCGGCTACGGGCCGGCGGTGCGCACCCGCGACGCGTTCTTCTCCGCGATGACCGGGCACGGGCTCGAGCCCGTGATGATCCCGGCCGAGGACAGCGCCGCCGGCGGCCGGGCCGCGTTGAGCGCGGCCATCGAGCGAGCTCCCGACCTGACGGCTGTGCTGGCCATGAACGAAAACGCGATCTTCGGCATCCTCGGCGAGCTGGCCGTGCGGCGGCGGGTGGTGCCCGACGACGTCTCGGTCGTCTCGATGGTGACCTCGCCGCAGGTGGCCGAGCTGGCCCACCCGGCACTGACCGCGATGACCTCACCCGGTGCGGCGCTCGGCCGGATCGCGGTGGAGGCCCTGCTACGCCAGTTGGACGGCGCGGGCGGGGAGACCCACCAGCAACTGCTGCCGTGCAAGTTGGAGATCCGTGGATCGACCTGTCCGACCAGGAAGCAACACGAGCTGACCGGCTCGGGACCGCCGGGCAGCTGA
- a CDS encoding ABC transporter substrate-binding protein, with translation MGRFRKLGVAVVLAAIAGTTLAACGGDGGGGSEGSDAKVLKLWHYESDNSAMGIAWDKAIEIFKTEHPGVEVQFERKAFEQIQQNAGMILNSTEGPDIMEYNKGNATAGLLSSQGLLTDLTAETEKRGWDKKLSPSLQTTARYSDKGVMGDGNWYGIPNYGEYVMVYYNKDLFDKNGVAVPTTYDEFTKAMDTFVAKGITPLAEAGAEYPAGQLFYQLALAKADRSFVDNYQLYKNPVDFKADPLKAGAQAFADYVAKGYVAKDSASLKAEDMGTAFISGKVPMIVSGSWWYGRFKDEMKANWDSFLFPGNKLNAGSSGNLWVVPTSSKAKSLAYDFIDITMRPEIQALIGNNGGVPVAADASQITDPKNKKLIENFNTVSQQDGLAFYPDWPVPGYYDVLVSGFQSLINGSKTPDQVLDAIAKPYSDGVKEITGK, from the coding sequence ATGGGGCGATTCCGCAAGCTGGGCGTCGCTGTCGTGTTGGCGGCAATAGCCGGCACGACGCTGGCCGCGTGTGGCGGCGATGGGGGTGGCGGCAGCGAAGGCAGCGACGCCAAGGTTCTCAAGCTCTGGCACTACGAGAGCGACAACAGCGCGATGGGGATCGCCTGGGACAAGGCGATCGAGATCTTCAAGACCGAGCACCCGGGCGTCGAGGTCCAGTTCGAGCGCAAGGCGTTCGAGCAGATCCAGCAGAACGCCGGCATGATCCTCAACTCCACTGAGGGTCCCGACATCATGGAATACAACAAGGGCAACGCCACCGCGGGCCTGCTCTCGTCCCAGGGCCTGCTGACCGACCTGACCGCCGAGACCGAGAAGCGCGGCTGGGACAAGAAGCTCAGCCCCAGCCTCCAGACCACCGCCCGCTACAGCGACAAGGGCGTGATGGGCGACGGCAACTGGTACGGCATCCCGAACTACGGCGAATACGTCATGGTCTATTACAACAAGGACCTGTTCGACAAGAACGGCGTCGCCGTGCCGACCACCTACGACGAGTTCACCAAGGCGATGGACACGTTCGTGGCCAAGGGCATCACGCCGCTGGCCGAGGCCGGCGCCGAATACCCGGCCGGTCAGCTGTTCTACCAGCTCGCGCTGGCCAAGGCCGACCGCTCGTTCGTCGACAACTACCAGCTCTACAAGAACCCGGTCGACTTCAAGGCCGACCCGCTGAAGGCCGGCGCGCAGGCCTTCGCCGACTACGTGGCCAAGGGCTACGTCGCCAAGGACTCGGCGAGCCTCAAGGCTGAGGACATGGGCACCGCGTTCATCTCCGGCAAGGTCCCGATGATCGTCTCCGGTAGCTGGTGGTACGGCCGGTTCAAGGACGAGATGAAGGCCAACTGGGACTCGTTCCTGTTCCCGGGCAACAAGCTCAACGCCGGCTCGTCGGGCAACCTCTGGGTGGTTCCCACCAGCAGCAAGGCCAAGAGCCTCGCCTACGACTTCATCGACATTACGATGCGGCCGGAGATCCAGGCGCTGATCGGCAACAACGGTGGTGTTCCGGTGGCCGCCGACGCCTCGCAGATCACCGACCCGAAGAACAAGAAGCTGATCGAGAACTTCAACACGGTCAGCCAGCAGGACGGTCTGGCGTTCTACCCGGACTGGCCGGTGCCCGGCTACTACGACGTGCTGGTCTCCGGTTTCCAGAGCCTGATCAACGGCTCGAAGACGCCCGACCAGGTGCTCGACGCGATCGCCAAGCCCTACAGCGACGGCGTCAAGGAGATCACCGGTAAGTAG
- a CDS encoding carbohydrate ABC transporter permease, with product MALTEIEPAKPRRKRRGGGAGYWLYLLPGAVLFILVIGAPLAGTLYLSLTKWSGVGDPTFIGFDNYTRLFQDEVFWTSFKNTLAMIVAMVVVPTLLGLLLAAVLFDVIARRFKPRTAAALRAAFYLPQVLPVVVAGIVWGWILRPDGAFNSLLDSIGLGALRHDWLGDPHTALPSVMAVMIWVQIGYPIVVFMAALQRVDPELYEAAEVDGANWWHRFRSITLAQIRPETFVVALTCTIAALKVFGPVFALTRGGPENATNVPSYFAYFTFFKKLQVGYGSAISTVLTLIIVVVAAVFIWLQYRSERQDREV from the coding sequence ATGGCACTCACCGAGATCGAGCCTGCCAAACCACGGCGCAAGCGCCGCGGTGGCGGCGCCGGCTACTGGCTCTACCTGCTGCCCGGCGCGGTGCTCTTCATCCTCGTCATCGGCGCTCCGCTGGCCGGCACCCTCTACCTGTCACTGACCAAGTGGTCCGGCGTCGGTGACCCCACCTTCATCGGCTTCGACAACTACACGCGCCTGTTCCAGGACGAGGTGTTCTGGACGTCGTTCAAGAACACCCTCGCGATGATCGTCGCGATGGTGGTCGTGCCGACGCTGCTCGGGCTGCTCCTGGCCGCGGTGCTCTTCGACGTCATCGCCCGCAGGTTCAAGCCGCGCACCGCCGCCGCTTTGCGCGCGGCGTTCTACCTGCCGCAGGTGCTCCCGGTCGTGGTGGCCGGCATCGTCTGGGGCTGGATCCTGCGGCCCGACGGCGCGTTCAACAGCCTGCTCGACTCGATCGGTCTCGGTGCCCTGCGGCACGACTGGCTCGGCGACCCCCACACCGCCCTGCCCAGCGTGATGGCGGTGATGATCTGGGTGCAGATCGGCTACCCGATCGTCGTGTTCATGGCGGCGCTGCAACGGGTCGATCCCGAGCTCTACGAGGCCGCCGAGGTCGACGGTGCCAACTGGTGGCACCGCTTCCGGTCGATCACCCTGGCGCAGATCCGGCCCGAGACCTTCGTGGTCGCGCTGACCTGCACGATCGCCGCGCTGAAGGTGTTCGGCCCGGTGTTCGCGCTGACCCGCGGCGGTCCCGAGAACGCGACCAACGTCCCGTCCTACTTCGCCTACTTCACGTTCTTCAAGAAGCTCCAGGTCGGCTACGGCTCAGCCATCTCCACCGTGCTCACCCTGATCATCGTCGTGGTGGCCGCGGTGTTCATCTGGCTGCAATACCGCAGCGAGCGCCAGGACCGGGAGGTCTGA
- a CDS encoding carbohydrate ABC transporter permease, with amino-acid sequence MATTLAPAPAPAPAPASTRRRKTRDRHHRGMSRWLVLTLITLAALVMLVPFVFMLLNAFKSPADYSNGGPLSWPSEFYTKGLSTYWTTVNFPLKFWNSFLIAGSVAVLGVAVSVLNAYALGIGRVRGRLWIVGLFLLANMLPQEALIYPLYYISKQIGLYNTQLSVIIIFTVIQSAFGTYLLSSVLGTFPRSVLEAAALDGAGKWTVLRRVVFPNLRPTLIVLLIFFFIWTWNEFLIPLVMLIDNSTQTIPVALASLQGDRLMDAPTTNAGALISLVPAILFFIIFQRTFSRGITAGAEK; translated from the coding sequence ATGGCCACAACCCTCGCACCGGCGCCCGCGCCGGCACCGGCCCCGGCATCGACCCGGCGGCGCAAGACCCGCGACCGGCACCACCGGGGCATGAGCCGCTGGCTCGTGCTCACCCTGATCACGCTGGCCGCGCTGGTCATGCTCGTGCCGTTCGTGTTCATGCTGCTCAACGCGTTCAAGTCGCCCGCCGACTATTCCAACGGCGGCCCTTTGAGCTGGCCGAGTGAGTTCTACACGAAGGGCCTGTCGACCTACTGGACCACGGTCAACTTCCCGCTCAAGTTCTGGAACTCGTTCCTCATCGCCGGCTCCGTCGCGGTGCTCGGCGTGGCGGTCTCGGTGCTCAACGCCTACGCGCTCGGCATCGGCCGGGTCCGTGGCCGGCTCTGGATCGTCGGTCTCTTCCTGCTGGCCAACATGCTGCCGCAGGAAGCGTTGATCTATCCGCTCTACTACATCTCGAAGCAGATCGGTCTCTACAACACCCAGCTCTCGGTGATCATCATCTTCACCGTCATCCAGAGCGCGTTCGGCACCTACCTGCTCTCCTCGGTGCTGGGCACCTTCCCGCGCTCGGTGCTCGAGGCGGCGGCGCTCGACGGTGCGGGCAAGTGGACTGTGCTGCGGCGGGTGGTCTTCCCCAACCTGCGGCCGACCCTCATCGTGCTGCTGATCTTCTTCTTCATCTGGACCTGGAACGAGTTCCTGATCCCGCTGGTCATGCTCATCGACAACAGCACGCAGACCATCCCGGTCGCGCTGGCCTCGTTGCAGGGCGACCGGCTGATGGACGCGCCGACGACCAACGCGGGCGCGCTGATCAGCCTGGTGCCGGCGATCCTTTTCTTCATCATTTTCCAGCGCACGTTTTCGCGCGGCATCACAGCAGGAGCCGAGAAGTGA
- the yicI gene encoding alpha-xylosidase: MKFTDGYWQLRPGVSVLRPGAVESVELDQRGFTVFAPTGRITSRGDTLNRPMVTARFFSPADGVIGVTIAHHLGGLPKQPAFALAAGDDHAVTVDVSGLSATLTAGELTARVALVDGWRVDFLHGDRVLTSSTERSVGLVTDADGRAHVHDRLALGVGETVYGLGERFGAFVKNGQTVDIWNADGGTASEQAYKNVPFYLSSAGYGVFVDHPEHVSFEIGSEVVSQAQFSVEGQSLTYYLVDGPTPKDVLRRYTALTGRPARVPAWSYGLWLSTSFTTSYDEKTVTEFIDGMAERDLPLSVFHFDCFWMRQFHWVDFIWDPETFPDPEGMLRRLHERGLKVCVWINPYIAQRSYLFEEGRRNGYLVLRPDGSVWQWDKWQAGMALVDFTNPEAVAWYQSKLKTLLDLGVDSFKTDFGERIPTDVVWHDGSDPQRMHNYYAQVYNRAVFELLEAERGKGEAVVFARSATAGGQQFPVHWGGDSESTFASMAESLRGGLSLAASGFGYWSHDIGGFEGTPDPAVFKRWVAFGLLSSHSRLHGSGSYRVPWAFDSEAVDVLRHFTRLKLSLMPYLAAVAEEAHREGLPMMRPMVLEFPDDPTAAYLDRQYMLGPDVLVAPVMSADGEVTFYVPAGTWTHLVTGERLTGPAWVTEKHEFDSVPVLARPGAVIPFGDRDDRPDYEWADGVRLRLYAPAQGQRTRVSVPSPGDGPGAEFEVRYDNGEVTAELIAGSSSGYRVEVGQ, translated from the coding sequence GTGAAGTTCACCGACGGATACTGGCAACTGCGACCGGGGGTCAGCGTGCTGCGCCCCGGTGCGGTCGAGTCGGTCGAGCTCGACCAGCGCGGTTTCACCGTCTTCGCACCGACCGGCCGGATCACCAGCCGGGGCGACACCCTCAACCGGCCGATGGTCACCGCCCGGTTCTTCTCTCCAGCCGACGGCGTCATCGGCGTCACCATCGCCCACCACCTCGGCGGGCTGCCCAAGCAGCCGGCGTTCGCGCTGGCCGCCGGCGACGACCACGCGGTCACCGTCGACGTCTCCGGCCTGTCCGCCACGCTGACCGCCGGCGAGCTGACCGCCCGGGTCGCGCTCGTCGACGGCTGGCGGGTCGACTTCCTGCACGGCGACCGGGTGCTCACCTCGTCGACCGAGCGCAGCGTCGGCCTGGTCACCGACGCCGACGGCCGGGCACACGTGCACGACCGGCTGGCGCTCGGGGTCGGCGAGACCGTCTACGGCCTGGGGGAGCGGTTCGGTGCCTTCGTCAAGAACGGCCAGACCGTCGACATCTGGAACGCAGACGGGGGTACGGCCAGCGAGCAGGCGTACAAAAATGTCCCGTTCTATTTGAGCAGCGCCGGCTATGGCGTCTTCGTCGACCACCCTGAGCACGTCTCCTTCGAGATCGGGTCGGAGGTGGTCTCGCAGGCCCAGTTCAGCGTCGAGGGCCAGTCGCTGACCTATTACCTCGTCGACGGCCCGACCCCGAAAGACGTGCTGCGCCGCTACACCGCGCTGACCGGCCGCCCGGCCCGCGTGCCGGCCTGGTCCTACGGGCTGTGGCTGTCGACCTCGTTCACCACGTCCTACGACGAGAAGACCGTCACCGAGTTCATCGACGGGATGGCCGAGCGCGACCTGCCGCTGTCGGTGTTCCATTTCGACTGCTTCTGGATGCGGCAGTTCCACTGGGTCGACTTCATCTGGGACCCGGAGACCTTCCCCGACCCGGAGGGGATGCTGCGCCGGCTGCACGAGCGCGGCCTCAAGGTGTGCGTCTGGATCAACCCCTACATCGCCCAGCGCTCCTACCTGTTCGAAGAGGGGCGCCGCAACGGCTACCTGGTGCTGCGGCCCGACGGCTCGGTCTGGCAGTGGGACAAGTGGCAGGCCGGCATGGCGCTGGTCGACTTCACCAACCCGGAAGCCGTCGCCTGGTACCAGAGCAAGCTCAAGACGTTGCTCGACCTGGGCGTCGACAGCTTCAAGACCGACTTCGGCGAGCGCATCCCGACCGACGTGGTCTGGCACGACGGCTCCGACCCGCAGCGGATGCACAACTACTACGCGCAGGTCTACAACCGCGCGGTCTTCGAGTTGCTGGAGGCCGAGCGCGGCAAGGGTGAGGCGGTCGTCTTCGCCCGCTCCGCCACCGCCGGCGGGCAGCAGTTCCCGGTGCACTGGGGTGGCGACTCCGAGTCGACGTTCGCCTCGATGGCCGAGTCGCTGCGCGGCGGGCTGTCGCTGGCCGCGTCCGGTTTCGGCTACTGGAGCCACGACATCGGCGGCTTCGAGGGCACCCCCGACCCGGCGGTGTTCAAGCGGTGGGTCGCCTTCGGGCTGCTGTCCTCGCACTCCCGGCTACACGGATCCGGCTCCTACCGGGTCCCGTGGGCGTTCGACAGCGAGGCGGTCGACGTGCTGCGGCACTTCACCCGGCTCAAGCTCTCGCTGATGCCCTACCTGGCGGCCGTCGCCGAGGAGGCACACCGCGAGGGCCTGCCGATGATGCGACCGATGGTGCTCGAGTTCCCCGACGACCCGACCGCGGCCTACCTCGACCGGCAATACATGCTCGGCCCCGACGTGCTGGTGGCGCCGGTGATGAGCGCCGACGGCGAGGTGACGTTCTACGTGCCGGCCGGCACCTGGACCCACCTCGTGACCGGCGAGCGGCTCACCGGGCCGGCCTGGGTGACCGAAAAGCACGAGTTCGACAGCGTCCCGGTGCTGGCCCGGCCCGGCGCGGTGATCCCGTTCGGCGACCGCGACGACCGGCCAGACTACGAGTGGGCCGACGGCGTGCGGCTGCGCCTGTACGCTCCGGCACAGGGGCAGCGCACCCGGGTCAGCGTTCCGTCGCCTGGAGACGGGCCCGGCGCCGAGTTCGAAGTGCGCTACGACAATGGAGAGGTCACCGCGGAGTTGATCGCGGGGTCGTCTTCGGGTTACCGGGTTGAGGTGGGACAGTGA
- a CDS encoding GH1 family beta-glucosidase, with protein MSDFPESFVWGSATASYQIEGAATEDGRTPSIWDTFSHTPGRTLNGDTGDVAADHYHRWQEDLDHIAALGLDAYRFSIAWPRVRPGGSGPFNQAGLDFYSRLVDGLLERGVRPVATMYHWDLPQELEDAGGWATRETALRFQEYAAGIVEALGDRVHTWTTLNEPWCSAYLGYASGVHAPGRTDPAAALAAVHHLNLAHGLAGQVVRELAPAAQLSVTLNLHVIRPESDSAEDRDAARRIDALANRAFLGPMLDGAYPADLLADTAAITDWSFVREGDEKLIAVPLDVLGVNYYSSTLVRAWDGVSPRSDADGHGQSAASPWVGADNVDFLPQPGPYTAMGWNIDPPALTELLLRLRDEYPRQPLMITENGAAFDDVVSPDGTIQDDRRIDYLHRHIAAVAEARAQGADVRGYFLWSLLDNFEWGYGYDRRFGIIRVDYDTQVRTWKQSAHWYQRLAATGQLP; from the coding sequence GTGAGCGATTTTCCGGAGAGCTTCGTCTGGGGTTCGGCGACGGCTTCCTATCAGATCGAGGGTGCGGCCACTGAGGACGGTCGGACACCGTCCATTTGGGACACCTTCAGCCACACGCCGGGGCGCACGCTCAACGGCGACACCGGTGACGTGGCCGCCGACCACTACCACCGCTGGCAGGAAGACCTCGACCACATCGCGGCGCTGGGCCTCGACGCCTACCGGTTCTCGATCGCGTGGCCGCGGGTGCGGCCGGGCGGTTCCGGGCCGTTCAACCAGGCCGGGCTCGACTTCTACTCGCGGCTCGTCGACGGCCTGCTGGAGCGCGGTGTCCGGCCGGTGGCCACGATGTACCACTGGGACCTGCCGCAGGAGCTCGAAGACGCCGGCGGCTGGGCGACGCGGGAGACCGCGCTGCGCTTCCAGGAATACGCGGCCGGCATCGTCGAGGCGCTCGGTGACCGGGTGCACACCTGGACGACCCTCAACGAGCCGTGGTGCTCGGCCTACCTGGGCTACGCCTCGGGCGTGCACGCGCCGGGCCGCACCGACCCGGCGGCGGCGCTGGCCGCGGTCCACCACCTCAACCTGGCGCACGGCCTGGCCGGCCAGGTGGTCCGCGAACTGGCCCCGGCGGCCCAGCTTTCGGTGACGCTCAACCTGCACGTCATCCGCCCGGAGTCAGACTCGGCGGAAGACCGCGACGCGGCGCGGCGGATCGACGCACTGGCCAACCGGGCGTTCCTCGGCCCGATGCTCGACGGTGCCTACCCGGCCGACCTGCTGGCCGACACCGCCGCCATCACCGACTGGTCGTTCGTCCGCGAGGGCGACGAGAAGCTGATCGCGGTGCCGCTCGACGTGCTCGGCGTCAACTACTACTCGAGCACCCTGGTCCGCGCCTGGGACGGGGTCTCGCCCCGGTCCGACGCCGACGGTCACGGCCAGTCCGCGGCCTCGCCGTGGGTCGGCGCCGACAACGTCGACTTCCTGCCGCAGCCCGGCCCCTACACGGCGATGGGTTGGAACATCGACCCGCCGGCGCTGACCGAGCTGCTGCTGCGGCTGCGTGACGAATATCCACGACAGCCGCTGATGATCACCGAAAACGGCGCCGCGTTCGACGACGTCGTCTCGCCCGACGGCACGATCCAGGACGACCGCCGGATCGACTACCTGCACCGGCACATCGCCGCGGTGGCCGAGGCGCGGGCACAGGGCGCCGACGTCCGCGGCTATTTCCTCTGGTCGCTGCTCGACAACTTCGAGTGGGGCTACGGCTACGACCGCCGGTTCGGGATCATCCGGGTCGACTACGACACCCAGGTGCGCACCTGGAAGCAGAGCGCCCACTGGTACCAGCGGCTCGCGGCCACCGGACAACTTCCCTAG